A stretch of the Solanum dulcamara chromosome 6, daSolDulc1.2, whole genome shotgun sequence genome encodes the following:
- the LOC129893223 gene encoding auxin-binding protein ABP19a-like, with protein MMHFQTLFIFSLLFISSSQAAVLDFCVGDLSLPDGPCGYSCKKPSKVTCDDFVFSGLATPVKLNPLIKAAVTPAFAPQFPGLNGLGISMARLDLAIGGVIPMHTHPGASEVLYVVQGEICAGFISSSDNKVFFKKLKQGDIMVFPQGLLHFQINSGKTSSLAIVSFSSPTPGLQITDFALFANDLPTELVAATTFLDAATIKKLKAVLGGTN; from the coding sequence ATGATGCATTTTCAAACCTTGTTCATCTTCTCCCTTCTCTTCATCTCCTCCTCTCAAGCGGCGGTCCTCGATTTTTGTGTTGGTGACTTGTCCTTACCAGACGGTCCCTGTGGCTACTCTTGCAAGAAACCTTCGAAAGTAACTTGCGATGACTTTGTTTTCTCTGGGTTAGCTACTCCAGTAAAGCTAAACCCTCTGATTAAAGCGGCGGTGACTCCTGCTTTTGCTCCTCAATTTCCCGGACTGAATGGGCTTGGTATATCAATGGCTAGGCTTGATTTGGCTATAGGTGGTGTTATCCCAATGCACACACACCCCGGAGCATCGGAGGTGCTTTATGTTGTCCAAGGAGAAATATGCGCTGGATTTATTTCTTCCTCAGACAACAAAGTATTCTTCAAGAAGCTTAAACAAGGAGAcattatggtatttccacaagGGTTATTACATTTCCAGATTAATTCAGGGAAGACTTCATCTTTGGCTATTGTTTCCTTTAGTAGCCCAACACCAGGTCTTCAAATTACGGACTTTGCACTATTTGCTAATGATTTGCCTACTGAACTTGTCGCCGCCACAACGTTCCTTGATGCTGCTACAATCAAGAAGTTGAAGGCTGTTCTTGGTGGcaccaattaa